A window of Polaribacter litorisediminis contains these coding sequences:
- a CDS encoding FtsL-like putative cell division protein, translating into MTKVKKGIYDVLRGSFLTDESAFKNWRIIIFVVVLLLIMISSGHSAEKKVFKISELNKRKRELRAEYVDTGTILMRMKMESSIREKAKARGLQPSESPPEKIKVIIKN; encoded by the coding sequence ATGACAAAAGTTAAAAAAGGTATTTATGATGTTTTAAGAGGTAGTTTTCTTACAGATGAATCTGCTTTTAAAAATTGGCGAATTATCATTTTTGTTGTGGTGCTTTTGTTGATTATGATTTCTAGCGGGCACAGTGCGGAAAAAAAAGTATTTAAAATATCTGAACTGAATAAAAGGAAAAGAGAATTAAGAGCAGAATATGTAGATACAGGCACTATTTTAATGCGAATGAAAATGGAATCTAGTATCAGGGAAAAGGCAAAAGCAAGAGGTTTGCAGCCGTCAGAATCCCCTCCAGAAAAAATAAAAGTAATTATAAAAAACTAA
- the mraZ gene encoding division/cell wall cluster transcriptional repressor MraZ: protein MINLIGTYECKADAKGRVMVASALKKQMQPILQEGFVLKRAVFQPCLELYPMQEWNVMMGKINKLNKFNKKNNDFIRRFTAGVKLVELDATGRILIPKDLCGFAGIQKQIVMSSSVSIIEIWDKEKYEKAIDDAANDFADLAEEVMGNTEFDELS, encoded by the coding sequence ATGATTAACCTAATTGGTACATATGAATGTAAGGCAGATGCTAAAGGTAGAGTGATGGTTGCATCGGCTCTAAAAAAGCAAATGCAACCAATTTTGCAAGAAGGTTTTGTATTAAAAAGAGCCGTTTTTCAGCCTTGTTTAGAATTATATCCCATGCAAGAATGGAATGTGATGATGGGTAAAATTAATAAGCTGAATAAATTTAATAAAAAAAATAACGATTTTATAAGAAGGTTTACCGCAGGCGTAAAATTAGTAGAATTAGATGCTACGGGTAGAATTTTAATTCCAAAAGATTTGTGCGGTTTTGCAGGGATACAGAAACAAATAGTGATGTCTTCTTCTGTAAGTATTATTGAAATTTGGGATAAAGAGAAATATGAAAAAGCAATTGATGATGCTGCAAACGATTTTGCAGATTTGGCTGAAGAAGTAATGGGAAATACAGAATTCGATGAGTTATCATAA
- the rsmH gene encoding 16S rRNA (cytosine(1402)-N(4))-methyltransferase RsmH: MSYHNAVLLKESIDALAIKEDGVYVDVTFGGGGHSKEILKRLGKNGKLFAFDQDPDALENKIDDERFVLIPENFRYISRFLRFHRIKKVDGILADLGVSSHQFDEAERGFSTRFEADLDMRMNQKSKISAKEIINTYTEEKLADILFMYGEIRNSRNIAKTIVQEREVQKIETSFQLKGVLKKYLPNALEHKILAQIFQAIRIEVNEELEVLKEFLLQVPNLLNPEGRLSVISYHSLEDRLVKRFIHTGLFKGEPEKDVFGRSNEPLKRVGKLIIPKPEEIKINNRARSAKLRIATLKV, from the coding sequence ATGAGTTATCATAACGCAGTTTTATTAAAAGAAAGTATCGATGCACTCGCTATCAAAGAAGATGGTGTTTATGTAGATGTTACTTTTGGAGGAGGAGGCCACTCAAAAGAAATTTTGAAAAGATTGGGTAAAAACGGAAAGTTGTTTGCCTTTGATCAGGATCCTGACGCATTAGAAAATAAGATTGATGATGAGCGTTTTGTACTGATTCCTGAGAATTTTAGATATATCTCAAGGTTTTTAAGATTTCATAGGATTAAAAAAGTAGACGGAATTTTAGCAGATTTAGGCGTTTCGTCTCATCAATTTGATGAAGCAGAAAGAGGATTTTCAACGCGTTTTGAAGCAGATTTAGATATGAGAATGAATCAAAAATCTAAAATTTCGGCGAAAGAAATTATCAACACCTATACGGAAGAAAAATTAGCGGACATCTTATTTATGTATGGGGAAATAAGAAATTCTAGGAATATTGCAAAAACGATTGTTCAAGAAAGGGAAGTTCAAAAGATTGAAACTAGTTTTCAATTAAAAGGGGTTTTAAAAAAGTATTTGCCAAATGCGCTAGAACATAAAATATTAGCGCAAATTTTTCAGGCCATAAGAATTGAAGTCAATGAGGAATTAGAAGTTTTAAAAGAGTTTTTGCTACAAGTACCGAATTTATTGAATCCTGAAGGTAGGTTGAGTGTCATTTCGTATCACTCTTTAGAAGATAGATTGGTAAAAAGATTTATTCACACAGGTTTATTTAAAGGTGAGCCAGAAAAGGATGTTTTTGGCAGATCTAATGAACCTTTAAAAAGAGTCGGGAAATTAATCATTCCGAAACCCGAAGAAATTAAAATAAATAATAGAGCCAGAAGTGCAAAATTGAGAATAGCAACTCTTAAGGTTTAA
- a CDS encoding alpha/beta fold hydrolase has translation MTDKLKTEGNFTYAEAGEGPTIIVLHGLMGALSNFDATFNHFSNNGYQVLIPELPLYTLPLIKTNVKSLASYLKDFLEFKKIDSAILLGNSLGGHIALYFTKHYPKKVNTLVITGSSGLYEKAMGDSFPKRGNYEYIEEKAQQVFYDPKIATKELVDDVYETVNNRMKALKTLSIAKSAIRHNMKDDLPKMKQPTCIIWGKQDSVTPPEVAIDFHKLLPDSDLFWIDKCGHAAMMERPEEFNTILHDWLKSRNI, from the coding sequence ATGACTGACAAGTTAAAAACTGAAGGTAATTTTACGTATGCAGAAGCTGGAGAAGGACCTACAATCATTGTTTTACATGGGTTAATGGGAGCTTTGAGTAATTTTGACGCTACTTTTAACCACTTTTCTAACAATGGTTATCAGGTATTAATTCCGGAATTACCATTATATACGCTGCCCCTGATAAAGACGAATGTTAAAAGTTTGGCGAGTTATTTAAAAGATTTTTTAGAATTCAAAAAAATAGATAGCGCTATTCTTTTAGGAAACTCATTAGGAGGGCACATCGCTTTGTATTTTACAAAACATTACCCAAAAAAAGTAAACACGCTTGTGATTACTGGAAGTTCTGGATTGTATGAAAAAGCGATGGGTGATAGTTTTCCGAAAAGAGGAAATTATGAATACATAGAAGAAAAAGCACAACAAGTGTTTTACGACCCCAAAATAGCCACCAAAGAATTGGTAGATGATGTATATGAGACGGTAAACAATAGAATGAAGGCTTTAAAAACCTTATCGATTGCAAAAAGTGCCATTAGACACAACATGAAAGACGACCTGCCTAAAATGAAACAACCTACCTGCATCATTTGGGGAAAACAAGATAGCGTTACACCTCCTGAAGTTGCCATAGATTTTCATAAGTTACTACCCGATTCAGATTTATTTTGGATTGATAAATGTGGCCATGCCGCCATGATGGAAAGACCAGAAGAATTTAACACGATTCTTCATGATTGGTTAAAATCTAGAAATATTTAA